In the genome of Desulfovibrio desulfuricans, one region contains:
- the sucC gene encoding ADP-forming succinate--CoA ligase subunit beta: MNIHEYQAKTLLAQFGVPVPRGLLAETPAEARQAALQIPGPVWVVKAQIHAGGRGKGGGVVVCKSPDEVEAAAQRIIGMQLVTHQTGPQGKKVHKAWVEQGTNIARELYLAVVLDRGAQCLTVMASPDGGMDIEEVAAKTPERIFTTRLDGGHRIWPFQARALLFGCGLTPAQVNAGTALLQNLVRLAAEKDAVLVEINPLAVTVEGELMALDGKMDFDESALKRHPDIAALEDPEECDPLERKARELGVNYVRLSGYVGTMVNGAGLAMATMDAIKQAGAEPANFLDAGGGANEQMVAAGFEVMLSDPNVRGILINIFGGILRCDIVAQGVVNAARKVDLKLPLVVRLEGTNVEEGRRILRESGLNFETAASMSEAAHKIAALTAGGAA, translated from the coding sequence ATGAACATCCACGAGTATCAGGCAAAAACTCTTCTGGCCCAGTTCGGCGTACCCGTACCCCGTGGGCTGCTGGCTGAAACCCCCGCCGAGGCCCGGCAGGCGGCGCTGCAGATACCCGGCCCCGTCTGGGTGGTAAAGGCGCAGATACACGCGGGCGGTCGCGGCAAGGGCGGCGGCGTTGTGGTGTGCAAAAGCCCCGACGAGGTCGAGGCCGCGGCGCAGCGCATTATCGGCATGCAGCTGGTAACGCACCAGACCGGGCCGCAAGGCAAAAAAGTGCACAAGGCCTGGGTAGAACAGGGAACCAACATCGCCCGCGAGCTGTATCTGGCCGTGGTGCTTGACCGTGGCGCGCAGTGCCTCACGGTGATGGCCTCGCCCGACGGCGGTATGGATATTGAAGAAGTCGCCGCAAAAACCCCCGAGCGTATCTTTACCACCCGTCTTGACGGCGGCCACCGCATCTGGCCCTTCCAGGCGCGCGCGCTGCTGTTTGGCTGCGGGCTGACGCCCGCCCAGGTCAATGCGGGCACAGCCCTGCTGCAGAATCTGGTGCGTCTGGCGGCGGAAAAAGACGCCGTGCTGGTTGAAATCAACCCGCTTGCCGTCACCGTCGAGGGCGAGCTGATGGCGCTGGACGGCAAGATGGACTTTGACGAAAGCGCCCTCAAGCGGCACCCCGACATCGCAGCCCTTGAAGATCCTGAAGAATGCGACCCGCTGGAACGCAAGGCCCGCGAACTTGGCGTAAACTACGTGCGCCTTTCGGGCTATGTGGGCACCATGGTCAATGGCGCTGGCCTTGCCATGGCCACCATGGACGCCATCAAGCAGGCCGGGGCTGAACCGGCCAATTTTCTTGATGCCGGCGGCGGCGCCAACGAGCAGATGGTGGCCGCGGGCTTTGAGGTAATGCTGTCCGACCCCAACGTGCGGGGCATACTCATCAATATATTTGGCGGCATCCTGCGCTGCGACATCGTGGCCCAGGGCGTCGTGAACGCGGCCCGCAAGGTGGACCTCAAACTGCCGCTTGTGGTGCGCCTTGAAGGCACAAACGTGGAAGAA
- a CDS encoding 4Fe-4S dicluster domain-containing protein has product MVNINRQWCKGCGICVAFCPKKALSLDDEGKACHNPELCVECGMCEQYCPDLAVTVEKTGKAKTGKGAAA; this is encoded by the coding sequence ATGGTGAACATCAACCGCCAATGGTGTAAAGGTTGCGGCATCTGCGTAGCCTTTTGTCCCAAAAAGGCGCTGTCCTTGGATGATGAGGGCAAAGCCTGTCACAATCCGGAGCTTTGCGTGGAGTGTGGCATGTGTGAACAGTATTGTCCTGATCTGGCCGTCACGGTTGAAAAGACCGGTAAGGCCAAAACCGGCAAGGGGGCAGCGGCATGA
- a CDS encoding 2-oxoacid:ferredoxin oxidoreductase subunit beta has product MSVQNIRERFFPHIWCPGCGHGTILNNLLHAVQEMNIDPSNMCMVSGIGCSARISGYVDFHSMHTMHGRALACATGIKMTKPELNVVVPMGDGDAMAIGGNHFIHACRRNIDMVAIIMNNRIYGMTGGQYSPLSGEGILATTAPYRSIDHEFDTVKLAMGAGATFVARTTTFHVKEIVTLLKKAFAHKGFSVLEILTQCPTYFGRKNKLGGAVQMLEWYRDNTAQLGSKKLEENPHLIPRGVFVEEDRPEYCTEYAKIIAKAHKE; this is encoded by the coding sequence ATGAGCGTGCAAAACATCCGCGAACGGTTTTTTCCCCATATCTGGTGCCCCGGCTGCGGTCACGGCACCATCCTCAACAACCTGCTGCACGCCGTGCAGGAAATGAACATAGACCCCTCAAACATGTGCATGGTTTCGGGCATCGGCTGCTCGGCGCGCATATCGGGCTATGTGGACTTTCACAGCATGCACACCATGCATGGCCGCGCCCTGGCCTGCGCCACGGGCATCAAGATGACCAAGCCAGAGCTTAACGTGGTGGTTCCCATGGGCGACGGCGACGCCATGGCCATCGGCGGCAACCATTTTATCCACGCCTGCCGCCGCAATATCGATATGGTCGCCATCATCATGAACAACCGCATCTACGGCATGACCGGCGGCCAGTATTCTCCGCTTTCGGGCGAGGGCATTCTGGCGACCACCGCTCCCTACCGCAGCATTGACCACGAGTTTGACACCGTAAAGCTTGCCATGGGCGCGGGAGCCACCTTTGTGGCCCGCACCACGACCTTCCATGTGAAGGAAATTGTCACGTTGCTCAAAAAAGCCTTTGCTCACAAGGGGTTTTCGGTGCTGGAGATACTTACGCAGTGCCCCACCTATTTTGGCCGCAAAAACAAGCTGGGCGGCGCTGTGCAGATGCTCGAATGGTATCGCGACAACACCGCCCAGCTTGGCTCCAAAAAACTGGAAGAAAACCCCCATCTGATTCCGCGCGGCGTTTTTGTAGAGGAAGACCGCCCCGAATACTGCACGGAATACGCCAAAATCATCGCAAAGGCCCACAAGGAGTAA
- a CDS encoding 2-oxoacid:acceptor oxidoreductase family protein — MERYRFLLSGSGGQGIITMAILLAEAAVLYEGLVAVQSQSYGPEARGGATRSDVIISDSEIYFPKVNQPNVLVALTDEAAGKYLPLIRPGGMCLYDSDLVHPSKRIDAERVGLPMLRSVKETFGGKTQALNICVLGALAAITGAVRLESIEKVLESRFAAVHHENNKKALHLGAGLAGEVRR, encoded by the coding sequence ATGGAAAGATATCGCTTTCTCCTGTCCGGATCCGGCGGGCAGGGCATCATTACCATGGCCATTCTGCTGGCAGAAGCCGCCGTGCTGTATGAAGGGCTGGTGGCTGTGCAGTCGCAGTCATACGGGCCCGAAGCTCGCGGCGGCGCGACCCGCTCGGACGTGATTATTTCCGACAGCGAGATATACTTTCCCAAGGTAAACCAGCCCAATGTGCTTGTGGCCCTTACCGACGAGGCTGCGGGCAAGTATCTGCCCCTTATCCGCCCCGGCGGCATGTGCCTGTACGACAGCGACCTTGTGCACCCCTCAAAGCGTATCGACGCCGAGCGTGTGGGCCTGCCCATGCTGCGCAGCGTCAAGGAGACCTTTGGCGGCAAAACACAGGCTCTCAACATCTGCGTGCTTGGCGCGCTGGCGGCCATAACCGGCGCCGTGCGGCTTGAATCCATCGAAAAAGTGCTGGAATCGCGCTTTGCCGCCGTGCACCACGAAAACAACAAAAAAGCCCTGCATCTGGGCGCAGGCCTTGCTGGCGAGGTCAGGCGCTGA
- a CDS encoding 2-oxoacid:acceptor oxidoreductase subunit alpha: MSQQDILFVQGNEACVRGALYAGLRFFAGYPITPSTEVAEHLAEQLPRVGGKFIQMEDEIASMCAVCGASLAGSKAMTATSGPGFSLKQEAIGYAVMAEIPCVVVNVQRGGPSTGLATKVAQGDVNQARWGTHGDHSIIVLTASSIQDVFQITVEAFNMAETYRTPVILLFDEVIGHMREKLVVPAAGELPVVERLHTEVQAGVNYYPYLPREDGRLPMSDFGGVHRYNVTGLYHDIWGFPTENPEQVSKLVYHLVDKIENRAHLLARWKEYYLDDAEHVIISYGSSARSARHLVETRRSKGDRIGLLELQTLWPFPAQLVREKTAHARNIFVAEMNMGQITTQVKQVVQRPDRVFLVNRMDGLMLNPTDIGKVMRVIEGRGF, from the coding sequence ATGAGCCAGCAAGATATCCTCTTTGTGCAGGGTAACGAAGCCTGCGTGCGCGGGGCCCTGTATGCCGGGCTGCGCTTTTTTGCAGGTTATCCCATTACCCCTTCAACTGAAGTGGCCGAACATCTGGCCGAGCAGCTGCCCCGCGTGGGCGGCAAGTTTATTCAGATGGAAGACGAAATAGCCTCCATGTGCGCGGTTTGCGGCGCATCGCTGGCTGGTTCAAAAGCCATGACCGCCACGAGCGGCCCCGGTTTTTCCCTCAAGCAGGAGGCCATCGGCTACGCCGTGATGGCTGAAATTCCCTGCGTTGTGGTCAACGTGCAGCGCGGCGGCCCCTCCACCGGTCTGGCCACCAAGGTGGCTCAGGGCGATGTGAACCAGGCCCGCTGGGGCACGCACGGCGACCATTCCATCATTGTGCTCACGGCGTCGAGCATTCAGGATGTGTTTCAGATCACGGTCGAGGCCTTCAATATGGCTGAGACCTACCGCACGCCGGTCATCCTGCTGTTCGACGAGGTTATCGGCCACATGCGCGAAAAGCTGGTCGTACCTGCGGCGGGCGAGCTGCCCGTGGTGGAGCGGCTGCATACCGAGGTCCAGGCCGGGGTCAACTACTACCCCTACCTGCCCCGCGAAGACGGCCGGTTGCCCATGTCCGACTTTGGCGGCGTGCACCGCTACAACGTCACGGGCCTGTACCACGACATCTGGGGCTTCCCCACTGAAAATCCCGAACAGGTCAGCAAGCTTGTGTACCATCTGGTGGACAAGATCGAAAACCGCGCTCACCTGCTGGCCCGCTGGAAGGAATATTATCTGGACGACGCCGAGCACGTCATTATTTCTTACGGCTCGTCGGCCCGCAGCGCCCGGCATCTGGTGGAGACCCGCCGCTCAAAGGGCGACCGCATCGGCCTGCTTGAACTGCAGACGCTCTGGCCCTTCCCGGCGCAGCTTGTGCGTGAAAAAACGGCCCATGCCCGCAATATTTTTGTGGCAGAGATGAACATGGGCCAGATCACCACCCAGGTAAAGCAGGTGGTGCAGCGTCCCGACCGCGTGTTCCTGGTGAATCGCATGGACGGTCTGATGCTCAACCCCACCGATATCGGCAAGGTCATGCGTGTTATTGAAGGAAGGGGGTTCTAA
- a CDS encoding sigma 54-interacting transcriptional regulator, giving the protein MPPIVVIAPESTSYQIVQRVATELGIQDKILLQLTGLSRSLSVARKAEEEGAYVIVARGWSANQIVEAGIRTPLVFLPISMQDLVYVLDQALTKAQKPNPRVGFIVYPQLQKELVALSSLLHVDLRIYPSGSNREDMRQAIAQAVRDKVDVFIGGETSIGMAESMGLCCQLLVCDEMSIRQALLEAKRIVYARELEQAQSLKFKTVIEHSHDGIVSLDAEGRVLLINPVARRMLRLKNDITHFSYRAILDLPQIDRCLLLGNSIEDEMAEVEGRKLLFSAIPIHVGDTVHGAVITFQEPRAIAAKESKIRHDAMHAEMLAQHKFEDIIGISPSITAAVARARKFAPSAQPVLIQGETGTGKELFAQSIHNASPRSDQPFVAINCGALPQSLLESELFGYEEGAFTGASRKGKPGLFELAHNGTLFLDEVAELDLRAQRRLLRVLETQRVLRISGTRNICVDVRIIAATNANLWERVKRNQFRADLFYRLSVLVVSLPPLREREGDVELLMRHFLAQGDDTVLRGQVMDPKAQEMLSQYAWPGNIRELRYFIHRLCVTMPETLDAATIETELLMPFACRQTDCRKPPNVCADPGQDVQSADTAPPAAEGERERIVQALHASHGHQGKAALMLHMSRSTLFRKMRKFGIR; this is encoded by the coding sequence ATGCCGCCTATTGTTGTCATTGCCCCAGAGAGCACCAGCTACCAGATCGTGCAGCGCGTTGCTACCGAGCTGGGCATTCAGGACAAAATTCTTCTGCAGCTTACGGGCCTCAGCCGCTCTCTCAGCGTTGCCCGCAAGGCGGAGGAAGAGGGCGCGTATGTCATTGTGGCGCGCGGCTGGTCTGCCAACCAGATTGTGGAGGCGGGCATACGTACGCCTCTCGTCTTTTTGCCCATCAGCATGCAGGACCTGGTCTACGTGCTTGATCAGGCGCTTACCAAGGCCCAAAAGCCCAACCCCCGCGTTGGTTTTATCGTCTACCCCCAGCTGCAGAAAGAACTGGTTGCCCTCAGCAGTCTGCTGCATGTGGATTTGCGCATCTATCCCAGCGGCAGCAACAGGGAGGATATGCGGCAGGCCATTGCCCAGGCGGTGCGCGACAAGGTGGATGTGTTTATCGGCGGCGAGACCTCCATCGGCATGGCCGAGAGCATGGGCTTGTGCTGCCAGCTGCTGGTCTGCGACGAAATGTCCATCCGGCAGGCCTTGCTTGAGGCCAAGCGCATTGTTTACGCCCGTGAGCTTGAGCAGGCCCAGAGCCTCAAGTTCAAGACCGTCATTGAGCATTCGCACGACGGTATTGTCTCGCTCGACGCCGAGGGACGCGTGCTGCTCATCAACCCTGTGGCGCGGCGCATGCTGCGGCTCAAAAACGACATCACGCACTTCAGTTACCGCGCCATACTCGACCTGCCGCAGATCGACCGCTGCCTGCTGCTCGGCAACAGCATTGAAGACGAAATGGCCGAAGTGGAGGGCAGAAAACTGCTGTTTTCCGCCATTCCCATCCATGTGGGCGATACCGTGCACGGCGCGGTCATTACCTTTCAGGAGCCAAGGGCCATTGCCGCCAAGGAGAGCAAGATCCGGCACGACGCCATGCATGCCGAGATGCTGGCGCAGCACAAGTTTGAAGACATCATCGGCATCTCGCCCTCCATCACGGCAGCCGTTGCCCGCGCCCGCAAGTTTGCTCCTTCCGCGCAGCCTGTGCTTATTCAGGGTGAAACCGGCACGGGCAAAGAGCTTTTTGCCCAGTCCATCCACAATGCCAGCCCGCGCAGCGATCAGCCCTTTGTGGCCATCAATTGCGGCGCGTTGCCGCAGTCGCTGCTCGAATCAGAGCTGTTTGGCTACGAGGAAGGCGCGTTTACCGGCGCAAGTCGCAAGGGCAAGCCAGGCCTGTTTGAGCTGGCCCATAACGGTACGCTGTTTCTGGACGAGGTGGCGGAACTTGATCTGCGTGCGCAACGGCGGCTTTTGCGCGTGCTCGAAACGCAGCGTGTGCTGCGCATCAGCGGCACGCGCAACATCTGCGTGGATGTGCGCATCATCGCGGCCACCAATGCCAACCTGTGGGAGAGGGTCAAACGCAACCAGTTTCGCGCCGACCTGTTCTACCGGCTCTCTGTACTGGTGGTTTCGCTGCCGCCCCTGCGCGAGCGCGAGGGCGATGTGGAACTGCTCATGCGCCATTTTCTCGCGCAGGGCGACGACACGGTGCTGCGTGGGCAGGTCATGGACCCCAAGGCGCAGGAAATGCTGAGCCAGTATGCTTGGCCGGGCAATATCCGCGAGTTGCGCTACTTTATCCACCGGTTATGCGTCACCATGCCCGAAACTCTTGACGCCGCCACCATCGAGACTGAACTGCTCATGCCTTTTGCCTGCCGCCAGACCGACTGCCGCAAGCCGCCGAACGTCTGCGCGGACCCTGGCCAGGACGTGCAGTCCGCCGACACGGCCCCGCCAGCGGCGGAAGGCGAACGGGAGCGCATTGTGCAGGCTCTGCATGCCAGCCACGGGCATCAGGGCAAGGCAGCCCTTATGCTGCATATGAGCCGCAGCACGCTGTTTCGCAAAATGCGTAAGTTCGGCATACGCTAG